DNA sequence from the bacterium genome:
AGGCGGCGCAGCAGCACCAGGGTGATGTCGTCGCTGGTGGGCGCCTCGCCCACGAAGGCCTTCACGTCGGCCAGCACGGCGTCGCGCACGTCGGCCGCCGGGCGACCGCGCAAGGAGGCCAGCAGGGCGCGCAGGCGCTCGTCGCCGAAGTCCTCGTCGTCGGCGTTCCAGGCCTCGGGGATGCCGTCGGTGTACAGGGCCAGCAAGTCGCCGGCTGCGAGCGACGCCGTGCCGGCCTTCCAGACACCATCGTCCATCAGCGCCACCGGCAGGCCGGTGCCGGCCAGCGCGTCGGTCGCGCCGTCGCCGCGCACCACGTAGGGCGGGTTGTGCCCGGCGTTGACGTAGGCCAGCTCGCCGGTGGCGGGATCCAGCAGCCCCACGAACAGCGTGGCGTAGCGGATCGGCTCGGTGGCGGCGAAGAGGACCGCGTTGAGCCGGTGGACGAGGTCCGAGGGGTCGGCGATCGAGCCGGCCAGGCCCCGCAGCAGCGGCAGCAGCGAGGAGACCAGCAGCGCCGCGCCCAGCCCCTTGCCCGCCACGTCCCCGATCACGACCGCCAGGCGCCCGTCGGGCAGCGGGAAGACGTCGTAGAGGTCGCCGCCGACCTCGGTGCAGGACTCCAGGTGGGTCAGCAGCTCCCAGCCCGCCACCGCCGGCGACTCGGCGGGCAGCAGCGTGGCCATGATGCGCCGCGCCGCGCCCAGCTCGGTGTCGAGGCGCTGCTTCTCGGCCTCCATGGTGTGGTAGCGGGCGTGGGTCAGGGCGACCGCGATGCAGTTGGCCAGCAGGGTGAAGGCCTTCAGCTCGTCGGTGGTGTAGCGGTCGGCGGAGTCGGCGGAGTCGGCGTAGAGCAGGCCGATGACGCTCTGGTTGTCGAACAGCGGCGCCGCCATGGCCGTGTGCAGGCCCTGCGAGACGATGCTCATCTGCGCCTGCAGCGCCGCGTCCCGCTGCGCGTCCTCGATCAGGAACGACACCCGCTCGCCGAGCACGCGCTCGATCACCGTCCGGCTGAGCATGATGTTGTCGGCCTCGCCGCCGCCGCGCACCCGCGAGGCGCGCACCTGCGGTTCGCCGTTGTTTTCGTCCAGCAGCACGATCAGCGCCCGCTCGGGCGCCATGGCCGCGTCGACGAGGTCCAGGATGGGCTCGAACAGGTCCTCCGGCGCGCCCGGGGAGACCAGCAGGCTGCCCGCCTCGGCCAGCACGGTGAACAGTTCGGCCCGCTTGCCGCCACCGCGCGGCGCGAGGCGCTCGCCGCGGTCGCGCCCGGCGACCTCGTGCCAGGTGATCGCCACGCCCGTCGACGGCCGGTCGCCGACGAAGGTCATCAGCGCCCGGGTGTCCGGCTTGCCGCCCACGGTGAGCGTCGCGCGGCCCAGCGTCAGCTTGTCGCCGAACTCCAGGTCGCGCCAGCCGTCGATCGGCTTGCCGTTGAGCTGTGTGCCGTTGTGGCTGCCCAGGTCGCGCAGTCGCGCCCGACCGTCGCGGAACTCGATCTCGGCGTGACGTCTCGAGATCGAGGATTCGGACAGCAGGATGTCGCAGTCCGCGGCGCGGCCCGCGACGTGGACGCCTTCGCCCAGCTCGAAGCGGACGTCGAGGTCGCCGACACGGCCGCCCAGGATGAGGGTTCGCTTTTCCATGCCGACCAGGATAAGGCGGTTGCCCGGATCGCGCCTCCCGGATTCAGCCCTGGCGGACGAAGTGCGGCATCTCGGCCGGGATCACCAGGGACAGCTCGACGAAGCCGGCGTAGGCGCCGTTCCGGTACCAGGGCGACTGGTAGATCAGCTTGCGCACGCCGCGCTTCTCGATGGTGTAGGCGTTGCGGGTGCGGTCCCGCAGCATGTTCGCGACCTGCGTGCGCGAGGGCTCGGGGTGGCAGTCCAGGAGGTTCAGGCCGACCAGAGCGGCGCCGCCCTGGTCGGCGAAGGTCTCGATCGCGCGGGCGTTCATCTCCAGGATGACCCCCGCCGTGTCGCACACGGTGATCGCGGCGGGGAACTCGTGGATCCAGGCGTGGGGCTGCAACGGGGCCTCCTCAGCGGACCAGCATGATCTTGCGCGTCTGGGCGACGCCCGCCGCTTCGAAGCGGGCGAAGTAGACGCCGGATGCGGCGGGCCGACCGCGGGCGTCGCGGCCCGTCCAGACCAGCGCGTGGCGGCCGGCGGGTTTCTCGCCGTCGAGCAGGCGGGCCACCTCGCGGCCGCTCAGGTCGTGGACCGTGACGCGGACGCGGCCGGGAACGGCCAGATCATAGCGCACCGTCACGCTGGGGTTGAAGGGATTCGGGTAGACCTCGCCGAGCGCGCTGCGCGCGGGCAGGCCGGTCGCCGGCGGGCCGTCCACGGCGGTGGGGGGGCCGGCCAGCGTGAAATCGACGAAGGCGTGCGGCTCGAAGAGGCTGGACCAGGCGGCGGAGAACTCCCAGACGTCGGAGCCCACCACCGGCGCCACGGTGAGGTTCAGGCCGAGCACGCGGCCCTGCTCGAGCGTGAGGCCCTGCACCACCGGCGTGCCGGCGCCGGCCGGGTACCAGGTGAAGCCCGCGCCGGGCGGCAGCACCGCCGGGATCATGACCTCGGTGCGGTAGACGCCGCCGGTGTAGGTGGAGGCGATCTGCGCGCCGGCGACGGCCCCGCGGTCGTAGACCGACACGCCGGCCAGGCCGTGGGCGAAGGTGATGTCGTTGCCGTCGCCCCAGACGTCGCCGATGTGGTTCGCCTTGTTGTCGGGGTTGTCGGTGTCGGTCGCGCCGCCGACGTGGCGCACGGGCGACTCCCAGCGGCCGTCCTCGCCGCTGCCGTCGACCGAGACGTGGAAGCGCAGCCGCGCCGACGACGCGAAGGCGAGGTAGAGGCCGTCGGCCCGCCAGCCCGCGTAGGTCTCGAGCGTGAACGGGTCGGGGGCGCTCGTGTAGTAGTAGCCCGTGGCGAACGCCGGCCAGGACGGCTCCAGGACGCCGTCGATCACCGGCGCCGCGGCTAGCTGCGGCAGGGTCGGCGCGACGTCGTAGAGCGGCTGGGGGTCGGCGCCGTCCAGCAGGCCGTCCCCGTCGGTGTCCGGGACGGTCGGCGCGGTGCCGCGGTAGTCGTAGCGGGCGTACTCGGCGAGGTCGCCGAGGCCGTCGAAGTCCGTGTCGGGCTGCGCGGGGCTGGAGCCGAAGCCGGCCTCGTCCCGTGGGACGCGGTCGTCGGCGTCGGGCAGGCCGTCGACGTCGGCGTCCGCGCACTCCAGGACGCCGTCGTAGGGGGCGGGGAAGGTCAGCCAGGAGTCCCCGTAGAGGCGGTTCGTGACGGCGATGCCGTTGTAGTGGAGGCCCCAGTCCAGGTGCCGGCCGTCGCCGCCGAAGAGGCCGGGGTAGTCCCACGGGAAGTGGCAGAACACGACGTCCGGCGTGGCGTCGCCGGTGATGTCGTCCATGCGCTCCAGCACGTGGTGCATCTCGTGGATGAAGGTCCAGGCGACGCTGTAGTCGACCGTGGCCAGGTTCTCGGGGTAGGGCACGCGGCAGACCGTGCCCAGCGCGGCGAGCGTGCTGTCGAACACGTGATAAGGACCGAAGCAGCCGGCCAGGTCCAGTCCCATCAGGTAGGCGACGTCGTATTGACCGTCCGCGACGCCGCGGGCGCGCAGGTCGGCCTCGACCTCGGGGCCCCACTCGGCGGCGGGCAGCGCGGCGTCGATGTAGAGGAAGGTCGGGTCGAAGTTCAGGTTGCCCTCGGTGGTGCGCCAGTAGAACTCGATCGCCTTGCGGACCCCCTGGGTCATGCGGCCGATGTCGTTGGCGGCGTAGCCCTCGGTGTAGAACGCGACGAGCAGCTCCAGGTTCTTGTGCCGCGAGACGCCGGCCGCCGTCGCCTGCAGGGTCGCCGGGCAGGCGGACGAGAGGGCGGTGATGCGCGAGCCGTAGACGTCGAGGCCGACGACGCGGTACTCGTAGGCTTGACCGGGCGTCAGCCCGCAGTCGGTGAACGAGGTGCGGGCGAGCACGCGCTCGACCGCGGCGAAGGAGCCGCCGGCCGGACGGCGCTCGATCTCGTAGCCGGCCACGGCGTCGCCGACGACCGGGTCCCAGTCCACGCGCGCGGTGGTGTGGAAGCCCACGGCGCGCGGGTTCGCGGGCGCGGCCAGCGCGGCCTGGACCGTGATCGCCACGGCGTCCACCGCGCCGTGCCAGACGGCGACGGCGTTGGTGCTGCCGGCGCTGCGGCCGAGGATGCGGCCCTGGACGTCGACCTTGGCGACCATCGTATCGACCACGGTCCAGCTGCAGGCCGCCGGCGGCACGTCCAGCACGGGGCCGCTCGTCGCGACGGCGGTGATCGTGGGCGTGACCGTCCAGCCCACGGAGATCTGCAGCGGGTCGGGCGCGATCGCGAGCGAGGCGAAGGTCAGGCCG
Encoded proteins:
- a CDS encoding SpoIIE family protein phosphatase gives rise to the protein MEKRTLILGGRVGDLDVRFELGEGVHVAGRAADCDILLSESSISRRHAEIEFRDGRARLRDLGSHNGTQLNGKPIDGWRDLEFGDKLTLGRATLTVGGKPDTRALMTFVGDRPSTGVAITWHEVAGRDRGERLAPRGGGKRAELFTVLAEAGSLLVSPGAPEDLFEPILDLVDAAMAPERALIVLLDENNGEPQVRASRVRGGGEADNIMLSRTVIERVLGERVSFLIEDAQRDAALQAQMSIVSQGLHTAMAAPLFDNQSVIGLLYADSADSADRYTTDELKAFTLLANCIAVALTHARYHTMEAEKQRLDTELGAARRIMATLLPAESPAVAGWELLTHLESCTEVGGDLYDVFPLPDGRLAVVIGDVAGKGLGAALLVSSLLPLLRGLAGSIADPSDLVHRLNAVLFAATEPIRYATLFVGLLDPATGELAYVNAGHNPPYVVRGDGATDALAGTGLPVALMDDGVWKAGTASLAAGDLLALYTDGIPEAWNADDEDFGDERLRALLASLRGRPAADVRDAVLADVKAFVGEAPTSDDITLVLLRRLH
- a CDS encoding LamG-like jellyroll fold domain-containing protein, encoding MHRFPKGRARVTAAISIALSLVLFSVAARAQEHAPDAATSLLLHLNSSFTGAAGETPTQATGTSYAAGVFGQGANLPPGSRLSYNATGNLAAAQGTLEFWVRPDWNGDDGQDHIVLAWGTWGGLLICKDGGDYLRIIVNRWGPDGTSERGAGLSIASEWLAGEWHHCAFTWNATQVQVYVDGELRAQEAVGFTLPSIAATTFQIGGEGASGPLAGRLDEVRISSTVRTADEILESYARGLTFASLAIAPDPLQISVGWTVTPTITAVATSGPVLDVPPAACSWTVVDTMVAKVDVQGRILGRSAGSTNAVAVWHGAVDAVAITVQAALAAPANPRAVGFHTTARVDWDPVVGDAVAGYEIERRPAGGSFAAVERVLARTSFTDCGLTPGQAYEYRVVGLDVYGSRITALSSACPATLQATAAGVSRHKNLELLVAFYTEGYAANDIGRMTQGVRKAIEFYWRTTEGNLNFDPTFLYIDAALPAAEWGPEVEADLRARGVADGQYDVAYLMGLDLAGCFGPYHVFDSTLAALGTVCRVPYPENLATVDYSVAWTFIHEMHHVLERMDDITGDATPDVVFCHFPWDYPGLFGGDGRHLDWGLHYNGIAVTNRLYGDSWLTFPAPYDGVLECADADVDGLPDADDRVPRDEAGFGSSPAQPDTDFDGLGDLAEYARYDYRGTAPTVPDTDGDGLLDGADPQPLYDVAPTLPQLAAAPVIDGVLEPSWPAFATGYYYTSAPDPFTLETYAGWRADGLYLAFASSARLRFHVSVDGSGEDGRWESPVRHVGGATDTDNPDNKANHIGDVWGDGNDITFAHGLAGVSVYDRGAVAGAQIASTYTGGVYRTEVMIPAVLPPGAGFTWYPAGAGTPVVQGLTLEQGRVLGLNLTVAPVVGSDVWEFSAAWSSLFEPHAFVDFTLAGPPTAVDGPPATGLPARSALGEVYPNPFNPSVTVRYDLAVPGRVRVTVHDLSGREVARLLDGEKPAGRHALVWTGRDARGRPAASGVYFARFEAAGVAQTRKIMLVR
- a CDS encoding diguanylate cyclase, whose protein sequence is MQPHAWIHEFPAAITVCDTAGVILEMNARAIETFADQGGAALVGLNLLDCHPEPSRTQVANMLRDRTRNAYTIEKRGVRKLIYQSPWYRNGAYAGFVELSLVIPAEMPHFVRQG